From Opisthocomus hoazin isolate bOpiHoa1 chromosome 10, bOpiHoa1.hap1, whole genome shotgun sequence, a single genomic window includes:
- the LOC142362546 gene encoding olfactory receptor 14J1-like gives MPNGSSITEFVLLEFADKGELQLLHFWFFLAIYLATLLSNGLIITVIACDHRLHTPMYFFLLNLSLLDLGSISTTVLKSMTNSLWNTRAISFTGCAAQLFLSIFFVGAEHCLLTVMAYDRYVAICKPLHYETLLGSRACVHMAAGAWGTGFLNVLLHTANTFSIPLCKGNAVDRFFCEIPQILKLSCSHSYLREGGLLVVSVSLVFGCFVFIVLSYVQIFRAVLRIPSEQGRHKAFSTCLPHLAVVSLFIGTLLFAYLKSPSISFPLLDLVVAVLYTVVPPAVNPLIYSMRNQELEDAVQKLVTGCS, from the coding sequence atgcctaatggcagctccatcaccgagttcgtcctcctggaatttgcagacaagggggagctgcagctcttgcacttctggttcttcctggccatctacctggctaccctcctcagcaatggcctcatcatcactgtcatagcctgtgaccaccgcctccacactcccatgtatttcttcctcctcaacctctccctcctcgacctgggctccatctccactactgtcctcaaatctatgaccaattccctgtggaacaccagggccatttccttcactggatgtgctgcccagctctttctgtctatcttctttgttggagcagagcattgtcttcttactgttatggcctatgaccgctacgttgccatctgcaaacccctgcactacgagaccctcctgggcagcagagcttgtgtccacatggcagcaggtGCCTGGGGCACTGGCTTTCTCAATgttctcctgcacactgccaatacattttccatacccctctgcaagggcaatgctgtggaccggttcttctgtgaaatcccacagatcctcaagctctcctgctcacactcctacctcagggaaggcgggctgcttgtagtcagtgtttctttagtttttgggtgttttgttttcattgtgctgtcctatgtgcagatcttcagggccgtgctgaggatcccctctgagcagggacggcacaaagccttttccacatgtctccctcacctggccgtggtctccctcttcataggtactctattgtttgcctacctgaagtccccctccatatcgttcccattgcttgatctagtggtggctgttctatacacagtggtacccccagcagtgaacccccttatctacagcatgaggaaccaggagctcgaggacgctgtgcagaaactggtgactggatgttcttaa